In Chloroflexota bacterium, a single genomic region encodes these proteins:
- a CDS encoding GAF domain-containing sensor histidine kinase, whose amino-acid sequence MDAPGSLGERTRPELEKKIALLEQRIAALETLQEVAHTLASELRLDRLLALILSNAMDVLKATAGSLLLLDKTTNELVFQVVQGGGGKALLNKRIRTDEGIAGWVFTRRLPATVHHAASDPRFLTRMDETLAFQTVSLLAAPLIYKSNPIGVIEVLNKQSGERFNADDQELLMAFAAQSAIVIENARLYQQIVAERDRILAVEEEVRRELARDLHDGPSQILASLVMGLKHLRNVIARQPERTDTEVTDLERLATTAMHQVRNMLFDLRPVALETQGLHAALQVYVERLREANGTPVFLEADDITMRFAPKIEGAVFSIVQEAVGNAKKHAHAKSIWISARETPEILVLSVRDDGKGFDVASVEEAYAQRGSLGLLNMKERAELARGKLTIDSKIGKGTKVTLAIPLKPPSESNGN is encoded by the coding sequence ATGGATGCGCCTGGTTCGTTAGGCGAACGCACTCGCCCAGAACTTGAAAAGAAAATTGCTCTCTTAGAACAGCGCATTGCCGCGCTCGAAACGCTGCAAGAAGTCGCGCATACGCTTGCGTCCGAACTGCGCCTGGATCGTTTGCTCGCGCTCATTCTCTCGAACGCGATGGACGTGTTGAAGGCGACGGCTGGTTCGTTGCTGTTGCTCGACAAAACCACGAACGAATTGGTGTTTCAGGTCGTGCAAGGCGGCGGCGGCAAAGCCCTGCTCAACAAACGCATCCGCACCGACGAAGGCATCGCGGGCTGGGTCTTTACGCGGCGTTTGCCGGCGACCGTCCATCACGCCGCCTCCGATCCGCGCTTTTTGACGCGCATGGATGAGACGCTCGCGTTTCAAACCGTGTCACTGCTCGCCGCGCCGCTGATTTATAAAAGCAATCCCATCGGCGTCATCGAAGTATTGAACAAACAATCGGGCGAACGTTTTAACGCCGACGACCAGGAATTGTTGATGGCATTCGCCGCGCAATCCGCCATCGTGATCGAGAACGCGCGATTGTATCAGCAAATCGTTGCCGAGCGCGACCGCATCCTCGCAGTCGAAGAAGAAGTGCGCCGCGAACTTGCGCGCGATCTGCACGACGGTCCATCGCAAATTCTCGCGTCGCTCGTGATGGGACTCAAGCATCTCCGCAACGTCATCGCGCGCCAGCCCGAACGCACCGATACCGAAGTCACCGATCTCGAACGCCTCGCGACGACGGCGATGCACCAGGTTCGCAACATGCTGTTCGATTTGCGTCCCGTCGCGCTCGAAACCCAGGGTTTGCACGCCGCGCTCCAAGTCTACGTCGAACGTTTACGCGAGGCGAACGGCACCCCGGTGTTTCTCGAAGCGGACGATATCACGATGCGTTTTGCGCCCAAGATCGAGGGCGCGGTATTTTCGATCGTTCAAGAAGCGGTGGGCAACGCCAAGAAACACGCGCACGCCAAAAGCATCTGGATTTCCGCGCGTGAAACGCCAGAGATATTGGTGTTGAGCGTGCGCGACGATGGCAAGGGTTTTGACGTGGCGAGTGTGGAAGAAGCGTACGCGCAACGCGGCTCGCTCGGTTTGTTGAACATGAAAGAACGCGCAGAACTCGCGCGCGGCAAACTGACGATTGATTCGAAAATCGGCAAGGGCACCAAAGTGACGCTGGCGATCCCGCTCAAACCGCCATCCGAATCGAACGGAAATTAA
- a CDS encoding NAD(P)/FAD-dependent oxidoreductase produces MSAYDAVVVGAGPNGLAAAITLARAGKSVCVFEANATIGGGIRSAELTLPGFTHDICSTVQALTAVSPFFKSVPLQNLGVELIYPAAALAHPLDDGTAAVLSRSMDATCATLGRDANAYRNLIEPLVNDAEKLNHDLLGPLPLPPRYPFTFARFALPALLPARALAELFFEEERARGLFAGIAAHTMSPLENISTAAYGLALGIAAHASGWPLVKGGSQKLADALGAYLCSLGGKIITNQRIEKIEELPSARAYLFDVTPRQLLEIAGHRFTSGYRRALEKFRYGPGVFKIDFALDAPIPWKAAGCCRAGTVHVGGTLAEIAQSERETAEGIPPEKPYMLVVQASLFDATRAPRGKHTVWSYCHVPNGSTFDMTARMIAQIERFAPGFRDCILAQHVYTPALMEQHNANYIGGDISGGAQDLWQLYTRPTWRWNPYTTPAKDVFICSSSTPPGGGVHGMCGYHAARAALRRMS; encoded by the coding sequence TTGTCCGCGTATGACGCGGTTGTCGTTGGTGCGGGACCGAACGGACTGGCGGCGGCGATCACGCTCGCGCGCGCGGGCAAGTCGGTCTGCGTGTTCGAGGCGAACGCGACGATTGGCGGCGGCATTCGCTCCGCTGAATTGACGCTGCCCGGTTTCACGCACGATATTTGCTCGACGGTGCAGGCGCTCACCGCCGTGTCGCCGTTTTTCAAAAGTGTGCCGCTCCAAAACCTGGGGGTCGAGCTGATTTACCCGGCCGCCGCGCTCGCGCATCCGCTCGACGATGGTACGGCGGCGGTGCTCTCGCGTTCGATGGACGCGACCTGCGCGACCCTGGGTCGCGATGCGAACGCGTATCGCAATCTCATCGAGCCGCTCGTCAACGACGCGGAAAAACTCAATCACGATTTGCTCGGACCACTTCCGCTTCCCCCGCGCTATCCATTCACATTCGCACGCTTTGCGCTCCCCGCGCTTTTACCGGCGCGTGCGCTCGCCGAACTTTTCTTCGAGGAAGAACGCGCGCGCGGCTTGTTCGCCGGGATTGCCGCACACACCATGTCGCCGCTCGAAAATATCTCGACTGCCGCGTACGGACTCGCGCTCGGCATTGCGGCGCATGCGAGTGGCTGGCCCCTCGTGAAAGGCGGCTCGCAAAAGTTGGCGGATGCGCTTGGCGCGTATTTGTGTTCGCTCGGTGGCAAGATCATCACGAATCAGCGCATCGAAAAAATCGAGGAACTACCTAGCGCGCGCGCGTACCTCTTCGATGTGACGCCGCGCCAATTGCTCGAAATCGCCGGGCATCGTTTCACGTCCGGCTATCGCCGCGCGCTCGAAAAATTTCGCTACGGACCGGGTGTGTTCAAAATAGATTTCGCGCTCGACGCGCCGATTCCGTGGAAGGCAGCGGGGTGTTGCCGCGCGGGGACCGTTCACGTCGGCGGCACGCTCGCCGAGATCGCGCAATCGGAACGCGAGACGGCGGAGGGGATACCGCCGGAAAAACCGTACATGCTCGTCGTCCAGGCATCGCTATTCGATGCGACGCGCGCGCCGCGCGGCAAACATACCGTTTGGTCGTACTGTCACGTGCCGAACGGTTCGACCTTCGACATGACGGCGCGCATGATCGCGCAGATCGAACGCTTTGCGCCGGGTTTTCGCGATTGTATTCTCGCGCAACACGTGTACACGCCGGCGCTGATGGAGCAACACAACGCGAATTACATCGGCGGCGATATTTCCGGCGGCGCGCAAGATTTGTGGCAACTCTACACGCGCCCGACGTGGCGTTGGAATCCGTACACGACGCCGGCAAAAGATGTTTTCATTTGCTCGTCGTCCACACCGCCGGGCGGCGGTGTGCATGGAATGTGCGGTTATCACGCCGCGCGCGCGGCGTTACGAAGAATGTCATGA
- a CDS encoding carbon-nitrogen family hydrolase, with the protein MAHTLSIALAQIDLALGDPARNLEAVHTRVAEAKARGADIVVLPELWSSAYDLERARALASARDAGMFAETARLARETGIAIVGSLLESDGTRVFNTATMFDARGNLVGAYRKLHLVPMLDEHVYLTGGDDARVFEMPFGKFALGICYDLRFPELWRHYAVSGARIAFVPAEWHLKRAAHWRALVPARAIENQMYFVACNRVGASKGEPFGGGSMIVNPWGEILAQGDDREALLIAQIDLDMVDDVRARVPVFRDRRADVYGKW; encoded by the coding sequence ATGGCACACACACTTTCGATTGCCCTCGCCCAGATAGACCTCGCACTGGGCGATCCCGCGCGCAACTTGGAAGCTGTACACACGCGCGTTGCCGAAGCGAAAGCACGCGGCGCGGACATTGTCGTCTTGCCCGAGTTGTGGAGCAGCGCGTACGATTTGGAACGCGCGCGTGCGCTCGCGTCCGCACGCGACGCGGGAATGTTCGCCGAGACTGCGCGGCTCGCCCGCGAGACCGGCATCGCCATCGTCGGCTCATTGCTCGAAAGCGATGGCACGCGCGTGTTCAACACTGCGACGATGTTCGACGCGCGCGGCAATCTCGTCGGCGCGTATCGCAAACTGCATCTCGTCCCGATGCTCGACGAACATGTGTATCTGACTGGCGGCGACGATGCGCGCGTGTTTGAAATGCCATTCGGCAAATTCGCGCTCGGCATCTGTTACGATTTGCGTTTTCCGGAATTGTGGCGACACTATGCGGTGAGCGGCGCGCGCATCGCGTTCGTTCCGGCGGAATGGCACCTCAAACGCGCGGCGCATTGGCGCGCGCTCGTCCCCGCACGCGCGATTGAGAACCAGATGTATTTCGTCGCGTGCAATCGCGTGGGCGCATCGAAAGGCGAACCGTTCGGCGGCGGCTCGATGATCGTGAATCCCTGGGGCGAGATTCTCGCGCAGGGCGACGACCGCGAAGCATTGCTGATCGCGCAAATTGATCTCGACATGGTGGACGATGTGCGTGCGCGCGTGCCGGTGTTTCGGGATCGGCGTGCGGATGTATATGGTAAATGGTAA
- a CDS encoding Rieske 2Fe-2S domain-containing protein, with protein sequence MDANVHVSVMAKRGAEDAGRYFKYMADFVGLKDADVQAIRQSAPVIEKHLPEIVSKFYAHLLRYPPTRKFFLKKDGVVDQDYVELRMRHLTNFWIRTAQGVYDDDYARYVDYVGRAHTSHGADPHIYIAERYVIGQVGFVQHAIAAALTKELREGDAGLEHRAVDAWDKLLMVILEMLARAYGTEREAETFDALVSVDTSAVSALAQHAYEHEHAPAAPVATRQVLVARAPDIPDGDRTLIQIDGLSIGVFHHKGNWYAVRNWCLHRGGPVATGCLEGDTLTCPWHGFEYNLMSGQLLVDPSARLEQYPVMLRDGEVYIQVPVTTAPVQSKTDLPANEFLVSDIPPGKSKAVQVDGESVAVFNVEGTLFVTQDECTHAGGPLSEGDLVECTITCPLHGSQFDVGTGNVVRGPAKKPLTRYRVALDGERARVERL encoded by the coding sequence GTGGATGCAAACGTGCATGTGAGCGTGATGGCAAAGCGCGGCGCAGAAGATGCGGGACGCTATTTCAAATACATGGCGGACTTTGTTGGTCTTAAAGACGCCGACGTTCAAGCCATTCGGCAATCCGCGCCGGTGATCGAAAAACATTTACCTGAAATTGTTTCCAAGTTTTACGCGCACCTGTTGCGCTACCCACCGACGCGCAAATTTTTTCTCAAAAAAGATGGCGTGGTGGACCAAGACTATGTTGAACTACGCATGCGGCACCTCACTAATTTTTGGATTCGGACCGCGCAAGGCGTCTACGATGACGATTATGCGCGCTATGTGGATTACGTTGGACGCGCACACACTTCGCATGGCGCCGATCCGCACATTTACATCGCCGAACGCTATGTTATCGGTCAAGTTGGTTTCGTTCAACACGCGATTGCCGCGGCATTGACCAAAGAACTGCGCGAGGGTGACGCCGGGTTGGAACATCGCGCAGTGGACGCGTGGGACAAGTTGTTGATGGTGATCCTCGAAATGCTCGCGCGTGCGTACGGCACCGAGCGCGAAGCCGAGACGTTCGACGCGTTGGTGTCGGTTGACACAAGCGCGGTGAGCGCGTTGGCACAGCACGCGTACGAACACGAACACGCGCCCGCCGCGCCGGTTGCGACGCGCCAAGTCCTGGTCGCGCGCGCGCCCGATATTCCGGACGGCGACCGGACATTGATCCAAATAGATGGACTCTCCATTGGGGTTTTTCATCACAAGGGCAATTGGTACGCCGTGCGAAATTGGTGCTTGCATCGCGGCGGACCCGTCGCGACCGGCTGTCTCGAAGGCGATACGCTCACGTGTCCCTGGCATGGATTCGAGTACAACTTGATGAGCGGGCAATTGCTCGTTGATCCCAGTGCGCGGCTCGAACAATATCCGGTTATGCTGCGCGATGGCGAGGTTTATATTCAAGTTCCGGTGACGACGGCGCCGGTGCAATCCAAGACTGATTTGCCGGCGAATGAGTTTCTCGTTAGCGATATTCCGCCGGGGAAATCCAAGGCGGTGCAAGTGGACGGGGAAAGCGTCGCGGTGTTCAATGTGGAGGGGACTTTATTCGTGACCCAGGACGAATGCACGCACGCCGGTGGTCCGTTGAGCGAAGGCGATCTGGTCGAGTGTACGATTACGTGTCCGTTGCATGGTTCCCAATTCGATGTGGGGACCGGCAACGTCGTGCGCGGTCCAGCGAAGAAACCACTGACCCGGTATCGCGTCGCGCTGGATGGCGAGCGCGCGCGCGTGGAGCGACTGTAG
- a CDS encoding class I SAM-dependent methyltransferase, with product MNPRIILKQGKEKNLLARHPWIFSGAIARADNAHDGDTVDVCDASGKWLARGYYNARSQIAVRVWTWNDEPIDRAFFHARLTRAIAARESLVDRATTDAYRLVNAESDLLPGMIVDRYADFVVVQFLTLGADRRREDIVAVLDELLHPRGIYERSDVDVREKEGLASVVGVLHGDEPPDRVEIRENSFRLLVDVKRGHKTGLYLDQRENRKRVAELFTAGEQGSKDTGEILNVFSYTGGFSVYACAANANARAVNLDASREALDLARENMRLNDCAARGEFVEGDAFVVLRKYRDMAKSFDAIILDPPKFVHAQSQMQSGLRGYKDINLLAFKLLKPGGTLVTFSCSGQVSAQMFQTVVFEAATDAHRDVQIIGKLSQSPDHPILLAFPESEYLKGLVCRVL from the coding sequence ATGAACCCACGAATTATTCTCAAACAAGGCAAAGAAAAAAATCTCCTCGCGCGCCATCCCTGGATTTTCTCCGGCGCGATTGCGCGCGCGGACAACGCGCACGATGGTGACACGGTGGACGTGTGCGACGCGTCCGGTAAATGGCTCGCGCGCGGGTACTACAACGCGCGGTCACAGATCGCGGTGCGCGTGTGGACGTGGAACGACGAGCCGATTGATCGCGCGTTTTTCCACGCGCGCCTCACGCGCGCGATTGCCGCGCGCGAATCCTTGGTTGATCGCGCGACGACGGACGCGTACCGATTGGTGAATGCAGAGAGCGACTTGCTTCCCGGCATGATCGTTGATCGCTACGCCGATTTTGTCGTCGTACAATTCTTGACGCTCGGCGCAGACCGGCGACGCGAGGACATCGTGGCGGTACTGGACGAGCTTCTTCATCCGCGTGGTATTTACGAACGCAGTGACGTGGACGTGCGCGAGAAAGAGGGACTGGCATCGGTGGTCGGCGTTCTGCACGGCGATGAACCGCCCGACCGCGTGGAAATTCGCGAGAATAGTTTTCGTTTGTTGGTGGATGTGAAACGCGGACACAAGACAGGGCTTTATTTGGATCAGCGCGAGAATCGGAAACGTGTCGCCGAATTGTTCACAGCAGGGGAGCAAGGGAGCAAGGATACAGGGGAGATACTCAACGTGTTTTCCTACACCGGCGGATTTTCGGTGTACGCGTGCGCGGCGAATGCTAACGCGCGCGCCGTCAACCTCGATGCGTCGCGCGAGGCACTTGATCTCGCGCGCGAGAACATGCGACTGAACGATTGCGCCGCGCGCGGCGAGTTCGTCGAAGGCGATGCGTTCGTGGTGTTACGAAAATATCGCGACATGGCAAAATCGTTCGACGCGATCATCCTCGATCCGCCCAAGTTCGTGCACGCGCAATCACAAATGCAATCCGGGTTGCGCGGCTACAAGGACATCAACCTGCTCGCGTTCAAGTTGCTCAAACCAGGCGGCACGCTCGTTACGTTTTCGTGCTCGGGGCAAGTGAGCGCGCAGATGTTTCAAACCGTCGTTTTTGAAGCCGCGACGGACGCGCATCGCGACGTACAGATCATCGGCAAGTTATCCCAGTCACCCGACCACCCAATCCTGCTCGCGTTTCCGGAATCCGAATACCTCAAGGGACTCGTTTGCCGCGTATTGTAA
- a CDS encoding thioredoxin domain-containing protein, translating into MSHFHFSPRPNRASEINWHDWNSQTFAEAKQNDKPILLGISAVWCHWCHVMDETSYSDGEVIRLINERFVPIRVDNDQRPDVNRRYNLGGWPTTAFLTPEGELLTGGTYIPPSQMRAYLAQVSDAYKHNKLDILAKIGEMNVKREQALGARSSRGALSQTIVDTVARDVLDQFDAVHGGFGTEPKFPHTDAIELALERYHATRDERLLPVVTVTLTHMASGGTYDQEAGGFFRYSTTRDWSVPHFEKMLEDNAKLFAVLAHAHQVAPREIFVKTMNSMTAYLNATLSDQTRGGFYGSQDADEAYYALPLAERAKLVAPYVDRNFYTDWNALMVNGYLEASHALGDESLIAFALKTLDRIWNAMFRADVGLLHYATPDGAPQLANQLADLAHTTRAYLDAYQFTGDVAHLTRAQSLADLALAQLLDASAFISEPRAHETLGLLRVPDHPLAENAAMADALTRLHRFTGEERYRDAAEKSLAYFAGEYSKYGFMAAEYARAVSHLLTEPITVHIVGDVNDAHTRALHRAALDEYAPAKIVQVLDPARDVARIAQLGYPANVTPRAYVCVGQKCLAPASEASGVLEGMRQILQ; encoded by the coding sequence ATGTCTCACTTTCATTTCTCGCCGCGCCCCAACCGCGCGAGCGAAATCAATTGGCACGATTGGAATTCGCAAACGTTCGCGGAAGCGAAACAAAACGATAAACCGATTCTGCTGGGTATTTCCGCCGTGTGGTGTCACTGGTGTCACGTGATGGACGAAACGTCGTACTCGGATGGCGAAGTGATTCGGCTCATCAACGAACGTTTTGTCCCGATTCGCGTGGACAACGATCAACGCCCCGATGTGAACCGCCGCTACAACCTGGGTGGTTGGCCCACAACGGCGTTTCTCACACCCGAAGGCGAATTACTCACCGGCGGAACGTACATTCCGCCGTCGCAAATGCGCGCGTACCTCGCGCAGGTGAGCGACGCGTACAAACACAACAAACTCGACATCCTGGCGAAAATCGGCGAGATGAACGTCAAGCGCGAGCAAGCTCTCGGTGCGCGTTCATCGCGCGGCGCGTTGTCGCAAACAATTGTGGATACGGTCGCGCGCGATGTGCTCGATCAATTCGACGCGGTGCACGGCGGGTTCGGGACGGAGCCGAAATTTCCGCACACCGACGCGATTGAACTCGCGCTCGAACGCTATCACGCGACGCGCGACGAACGACTATTGCCGGTTGTGACGGTTACGCTGACGCATATGGCGAGCGGTGGTACGTACGATCAAGAAGCCGGCGGATTTTTCCGGTACTCGACGACGCGTGATTGGAGCGTGCCGCATTTTGAAAAGATGCTCGAAGATAACGCGAAATTGTTCGCGGTTCTCGCGCACGCGCACCAGGTTGCGCCGCGCGAGATTTTTGTCAAGACGATGAATAGTATGACCGCGTATCTCAATGCGACTCTGAGCGATCAAACGCGCGGTGGATTCTATGGATCCCAGGATGCGGACGAAGCGTACTATGCGTTGCCGCTTGCCGAGCGCGCGAAACTGGTCGCGCCGTATGTGGATCGTAATTTCTACACCGATTGGAACGCATTGATGGTGAACGGTTACCTCGAAGCGTCGCACGCGCTCGGCGATGAATCGTTGATCGCGTTCGCGCTCAAAACACTCGACCGAATTTGGAATGCGATGTTTCGCGCCGATGTCGGGCTGTTGCACTATGCGACGCCGGATGGCGCGCCACAACTCGCTAATCAACTAGCGGATCTCGCGCACACGACGCGCGCGTATCTCGACGCGTACCAATTCACCGGCGATGTCGCGCATCTGACGCGCGCACAATCGCTCGCCGATCTCGCACTCGCCCAGTTGCTCGACGCGAGCGCGTTTATCAGCGAGCCGCGCGCGCATGAGACGCTCGGCTTGTTGCGTGTGCCCGATCATCCACTCGCGGAAAACGCGGCGATGGCGGACGCACTCACGCGCTTGCATCGTTTCACCGGCGAGGAGCGTTATCGCGACGCGGCGGAAAAATCGTTGGCGTACTTTGCCGGCGAGTACAGCAAGTACGGATTCATGGCGGCGGAATACGCGCGCGCGGTGAGTCATTTGCTTACCGAGCCGATCACGGTGCATATCGTTGGCGATGTGAATGATGCGCACACGCGCGCATTGCATCGCGCTGCGCTCGATGAATACGCGCCTGCGAAAATCGTGCAGGTGCTCGATCCGGCGCGCGATGTGGCGCGGATCGCGCAACTGGGTTATCCCGCGAACGTGACGCCGCGCGCGTACGTCTGCGTCGGGCAAAAATGCCTCGCGCCGGCGAGCGAGGCAAGCGGTGTGCTCGAAGGGATGCGACAGATTTTGCAATAG
- a CDS encoding type III pantothenate kinase, producing METILLFDIGNTHTTLGEYRGDELVATWRIATRVEGTPDEYAVTLHALLRQRGGNGTVFDGCAIASSVPALVSTFVELCEQHLHLKPVVVSAMIKTGITIRTDSPREVGADRIANAVAAKSLYGAPAIVIDFSPLATIFDALDDAGDYIGTAIAPGVATAAEALFAHAAQLPRVELVAPASHSPIGKNSASAVQAGLVYGYVAMVEGMIARIKKELPRARVIGTGEMVNLIARETNAMDVVDESLTLKGLKKIYEMNT from the coding sequence ATGGAAACAATCCTTCTCTTTGACATCGGCAACACCCACACGACGCTTGGCGAGTATCGCGGCGATGAACTCGTCGCGACGTGGCGGATTGCGACGCGCGTCGAAGGCACACCCGACGAGTACGCGGTGACGCTGCACGCGTTGTTGCGCCAACGCGGCGGCAATGGCACCGTCTTCGACGGCTGCGCGATTGCTTCGTCCGTGCCCGCGCTCGTTTCGACCTTCGTGGAATTGTGCGAACAACATTTGCATTTGAAACCAGTTGTCGTCAGCGCGATGATAAAGACCGGGATCACGATTCGCACCGATTCGCCGCGCGAGGTCGGCGCGGATCGCATCGCGAACGCGGTCGCGGCAAAATCGTTGTACGGCGCGCCGGCGATTGTGATTGACTTTTCGCCGCTCGCGACGATCTTCGACGCGCTGGATGACGCCGGCGATTACATCGGCACGGCGATTGCGCCCGGCGTGGCGACCGCGGCGGAAGCGTTGTTCGCGCACGCGGCGCAGTTGCCGCGCGTCGAACTCGTCGCGCCCGCGTCGCACAGTCCGATTGGCAAAAACAGCGCGAGCGCGGTGCAAGCCGGATTGGTGTACGGTTACGTCGCGATGGTCGAGGGGATGATCGCGCGCATCAAAAAGGAATTGCCGCGCGCGCGCGTTATTGGCACCGGCGAAATGGTGAACCTCATCGCGCGCGAAACGAACGCGATGGATGTGGTGGACGAATCCTTGACGCTCAAGGGATTGAAGAAGATTTACGAGATGAATACATGA
- a CDS encoding patatin-like phospholipase family protein, whose amino-acid sequence MRERLRKIPFFSTLRDEELDAVAQRLQCRRLRKGASVFQSGEPDDSMYFIESGLVKIVSEQRGEARFILYLGPGNFFGEGAALFGGNHSASVYVVIDAEFLLLSHADLLALLAQYPPMAMTIIRELHARLRRSLNAPIQPKEMTVIAVIGDCAPMLAEHLAQVSAEDVALLDLGGSNQPLDPATLAPNHVYYTYAGEGVPAERLPAQLSELLKRFYWALLWIPPVESPLVLKAVDQSDLRVVIGASFAFQGEIIAPRHRLFANDTAEDIHRVARRLARRQIGLALSSGNARGIAHIGVLKVLREENIPLDMISGTSAGAFFGAMFAAGRPIDDLIKFAGTVHREYNPFTGFRNWDVRLPPRSGLIKGDALLRHLRTQLEDKAFAELQIPFAVVTADLVSGEEIVFERGPLAQAVRASMSIGGLLEPVEYEGRFLIDGGATNPVPTRVLGERGMSIIIASSVIPTPQDRLRLQRMKRDNRSPNLVDVMLGEREIMESEIIRSRLQPLDVLIAPDVARYHLREYDKVNEIIQAGEDAARIQVPYIRKLLAPRPRKNPAD is encoded by the coding sequence ATGAGAGAACGCCTACGTAAAATTCCCTTCTTTAGCACACTCCGCGATGAAGAATTGGACGCGGTTGCCCAACGCTTGCAATGCCGCCGCTTGCGTAAAGGCGCATCCGTTTTTCAATCCGGCGAACCCGACGATTCGATGTACTTTATCGAAAGCGGTCTTGTCAAAATCGTTTCCGAGCAACGCGGCGAAGCCCGGTTCATTCTGTATCTCGGTCCGGGAAACTTTTTCGGCGAAGGCGCGGCGCTGTTTGGCGGCAATCACTCCGCCAGCGTCTATGTCGTGATTGACGCCGAATTTTTGTTGTTGAGTCACGCCGACTTGCTCGCGTTGCTCGCGCAGTACCCGCCGATGGCGATGACGATCATTCGCGAATTGCACGCGCGGTTGCGCCGTTCGTTGAACGCGCCGATCCAGCCGAAAGAGATGACGGTCATCGCGGTGATCGGCGATTGCGCACCGATGCTCGCCGAACATCTCGCGCAAGTCAGCGCCGAGGATGTCGCGCTTTTGGATTTGGGTGGAAGCAATCAACCGCTCGACCCCGCGACGCTCGCGCCGAATCACGTGTATTACACGTATGCCGGCGAAGGGGTGCCTGCCGAACGATTGCCCGCGCAGTTGAGCGAACTGCTCAAACGCTTTTACTGGGCTTTGCTCTGGATTCCTCCCGTCGAAAGCCCCTTGGTGTTGAAGGCGGTGGACCAATCCGATCTGCGCGTCGTCATTGGCGCGTCGTTTGCCTTTCAAGGCGAGATCATCGCGCCGCGTCATCGCCTCTTCGCGAATGATACGGCGGAGGACATCCATCGCGTCGCGCGGCGACTCGCGCGGCGACAGATCGGTTTGGCGTTGTCGAGCGGCAATGCGCGTGGCATCGCGCACATCGGCGTGCTCAAAGTATTGCGCGAAGAAAATATCCCCTTGGATATGATTTCGGGCACGAGCGCGGGCGCGTTTTTCGGCGCGATGTTCGCGGCGGGCAGACCGATTGACGATCTGATCAAATTCGCCGGTACGGTGCATCGCGAGTACAATCCGTTCACTGGTTTTCGGAACTGGGATGTGCGGCTGCCGCCGCGCTCGGGTTTGATCAAAGGCGATGCGTTGTTGCGTCATCTGCGCACACAACTCGAAGACAAGGCGTTTGCCGAATTACAAATCCCGTTCGCGGTGGTGACGGCGGATTTGGTGTCTGGCGAAGAGATTGTTTTTGAACGCGGACCGCTCGCCCAAGCCGTGCGCGCGAGCATGAGCATTGGCGGTCTGCTCGAACCGGTCGAATACGAAGGGCGGTTCTTGATTGACGGCGGCGCGACGAATCCCGTGCCGACGCGCGTACTGGGCGAACGCGGCATGAGCATCATCATCGCGTCTAGCGTGATCCCCACGCCGCAAGATCGTTTGCGCCTGCAACGCATGAAACGCGACAATCGTTCGCCGAACCTGGTGGACGTGATGTTGGGTGAACGGGAAATTATGGAGAGCGAAATCATTCGCTCCCGGTTGCAACCCTTGGATGTGCTGATCGCGCCGGATGTTGCGCGTTATCATTTGCGCGAGTACGACAAAGTGAATGAAATCATTCAAGCCGGCGAAGACGCCGCGCGGATTCAAGTGCCGTACATTCGGAAACTGCTCGCTCCACGTCCGCGCAAAAATCCCGCGGACTGA